A region from the Hydra vulgaris chromosome 08, alternate assembly HydraT2T_AEP genome encodes:
- the LOC136083422 gene encoding deoxyuridine 5'-triphosphate nucleotidohydrolase-like, producing the protein MSVLIEDLENHSFYATPGSAGLDLRSTQEVILEPFEKKLVSTGVSIFKMDNHIQGFITAKSGLALKYGLVVFNSPAIIDSDYTREIKVMLFNNSKEPYKVEKKSFIAQITFVPFVRAQKVEVEFEGCQSLFHVASAVIENKRVGGFGSTGQ; encoded by the coding sequence atgtCAGTTTTGATTGAAGATTTGGAAAACCATTCTTTTTATGCTACTCCGGGTAGCGCCGGTCTCGATTTGAGAAGTACGCAAGAAGTTATTCTTGaaccatttgaaaaaaaacttgtttcgaCTGGagtttctatatttaaaatggATAATCATATTCAAGGTTTTATAACTGCAAAATCAGGTCTTGCTTTAAAATATGGATTAGTGGTATTCAACTCGCCTGCCATCATTGATTCTGATTATACTCGAGAGATAAAAGTCATGCTTTTTAATAACAGTAAAGAACCTTATAAAgtcgaaaaaaaaagttttattgctCAAATCACATTTGTACCATTTGTTCGAGCTCAAAAGGTTGAAGTTGAATTTGAAGGTTGTCAATCTTTGTTTCATGTAGCATCAGCcgttattgaaaataaaagagTTGGAGGATTTGGATCGACTGGACaataa